From a single Oreochromis niloticus isolate F11D_XX linkage group LG4, O_niloticus_UMD_NMBU, whole genome shotgun sequence genomic region:
- the LOC100700282 gene encoding uncharacterized protein LOC100700282, producing the protein MDLMDVDAGSGCGEKNCGLTSGFPEDCSNQECHWEEPMFGLIELVCVTVIYIPLMLFGLLGNILTILVVWLRPHMRTSTYLYLSSMAVSDLLILLLLPLDLYKLWRPRPWPLGDLACKLTMFLSECCTFCTILHITFLSLERYLAVCWPITAKTVVTRRRTRAIIGCLWLSAAVSAAPVLVMVGVEDVGGEDLGLVQWKEDGGWTGREGDQGGFTMGGGEKESRHMMMLDGALEGIKWGEKETESWEERVGELKRIGEKMKTETAEVDNRPPESKDGKMGFEGEQQNKKEDEGGGKDGSSSEGRGGETDKRECRCTHFAISSGLLSAMMILSNLYFLVPLCILGLVYSLIGRTLWLRPKSSRRDQSHRNTVKMLGVIVLAFVLCWLPFHVGRTIFSLSLGTGTERQETYLDTNSQSDTTTHPDVSMDRKDVTIPTVTNPPSHLDLDMNTETLSLHSHIMSHTKGQHEKTDINTQNGHTHNQNLSAHVTNTQPDNRNTHNQLQRSTNTITHSMQSKLSITVKSQHDTPETAPPIPTTAYSAASTELYNDHTYNDTVFSDTYSPPDTHLYFLYYLSQYFNLVSSVLFYLSAAVNPLLYNLMSARYRHAVCSLIHTQSHTQARRMHTLTVHHSTTTL; encoded by the exons ATGGATTTGATGGATGTAGACGCGGGCAGTGGCTGTGGAGAAAAAAACTGCGGCCTTACGTCCGGCTTCCCGGAGGACTGCTCCAACCAAGAGTGCCACTGGGAGGAACCTATGTTTGGACTGATTGAATTAG TGTGCGTGACTGTGATTTACATCCCCCTGATGTTATTTGGCCTCCTGGGAAATATACTAACAATTTTGGTGGTTTGGCTGCGTCCACACATGAGAACCTCCACCTACCTCTACCTGAGCAGCATGGCCGTTAGTGATCTGCTGATTCtcctgctgctgcctctggATTTATATAAG CTCTGGAGGCCCAGACCCTGGCCCCTGGGAGATCTTGCCTGTAAGCTGACTATGTTCCTCTCAGAGTGCTGCACCTTCTGCACCATCCTCCACATCACCTTCCTCTCCCTGGAGAGGTACCTGGCAGTCTGCTGGCCGATCACAGCCAAGACAGTAGTGACACGGCGCAGAACCCGGGCCATCATAGGCTGCCTCTGGCTGAGTGCAGCTGTGAGTGCCGCACCAGTGCTGGTCATGGTTGGAGTTGAGGACGTTGGAGGAGAAGACCTCGGGCTTGTCCAATGGAAGGAAGACGGGGGGTGGACAGGCAGGGAAGGAGATCAGGGAGGGTTTACGATGGgtggaggagaaaaagaaagcagaCACATGATGATGTTGGATGGAGCTCTAGAGGGAATAAAGTGGGGtgaaaaagagacagagagttGGGAGGAACGAGTCGGTGAGCTGAAAAGGATTGGAGAAAAAATGAAGACTGAAACAGCAGAAGTAGATAACAGGCCACCAGAAAGCAAAG ACGGAAAGATGGGATTTGAGGGAgagcagcaaaacaaaaaggaagacgagggaggaggaaaggatGGAAGCTCCAGTGAAGGCCGTGGGGGAGAGACTGACAAGAGAGAGTGCCGCTGTACACATTTCGCCATCTCCTCTGGCCTGTTGTCGGCCATGATGATTCTCTCCAATTTGTATTTCCTGGTACCTCTCTGCATTCTGGGACTGGTATATAGTCTGATTGGGCGCACACTGTGGCTCCGCCCAAAAAGCAGCCGTAGAGACCAGAGTCACAGGAACACTGTCAAAATGCTGG GAGTGATCGTCTTGGCGTTCGTCTTGTGTTGGCTGCCCTTCCATGTTGGTCGAAccatattttctctttctctgggCACTGGGACTGAGAGACAGGAAACTTACTTGGACACTAACTCCCAGTCAGACACTACGACACATCCTGATGTCAGCATGGACAGAAAAGATGTCACCATACCCACCGTTACTAACCCACCTAGCCACTTAGACTTGGACATGAACACTGAAACATTGTCCTTGCACTCTCATATCATGTCACATACAAAAGGGCAACATGAAAAGActgacataaacacacaaaatggACACACTCACAATCAAAATCTTTCAGCTCATGTTACAAATACGCAACCAGAcaatagaaacacacacaaccaACTGCAAAGAAGCAcaaacacaatcacacacagcaTGCAAAGTAAGTTATCGATTACCGTAAAGTCACAACATGACACACCTGAAACAGCACCTCCCATCCCCACAACTGCATATTCTGCAGCATCTACGGAGCTGTACAATGACCACACCTACAATGACACAGTCTTCAGTGACACATACTCACCCCCTGATACACACTTGTACTTTTTATACTATCTGTCCCAGTATTTTAATCTTGTGTCCTCCGTGCTCTTCTACCTCAGTGCTGCCGTCAATCCTTTATTGTACAACCTAATGTCTGCCAGATACAGACACGCTGTATGCAgcctcatacacacacagtctcacacacaagcCCGTCGCATGCACACGCTCACAGTGCACCACTCCACAACCACTTTGTGA
- the eci1 gene encoding enoyl-CoA delta isomerase 1, mitochondrial isoform X2 encodes MALRACLRTKPGLTGLLSQLSSCSSHGAAHMSPALVAQRRSSSTSQKIKVDFDQSTGVAVMRMQSPPVNSLSLEFLTDVCIALEKLEMDKSCRGLIVTSSQPKVFSAGLNILDMYGKSPEHCVEFWKAVQEMWLKFYGSNMITIAAVNGSSPAGGCLLSMTCDYRIMADNPRYSIGLNETQLGIVAPFWFKDTMINTVGHRTTEMALQLGLLYSPAEALKIGLVDQLVPEDQVLTTATETMTKWLAIPGANLQQTC; translated from the exons ATGGCTTTGAGGGCATGTTTGAGAACCAAGCCGGGTTTAACAG GTCTTCTGTCCCAGCTCTCCTCCTGCAGCAGTCATGGTGCCGCTCACATGTCTCCTGCCCTTGTTGCTCAGCGGAGGAGCAGCTCCACCTCACAGAAGATCAAAGTGGATTTTGACCAGAGCACAG gTGTGGCAGTGATGCGCATGCAGAGTCCTCCAGTCAACAGTCTTAGTCTAGAGTTTCTCACTGATGTCTGCATCGCTCTGGAGAAGCTGGAGATGGACAAGAGCTGCAGAGGCCTCATCGTCACCTCG AGCCAGCCCAAAGTGTTCTCAGCTGGGCTGAACATCTTGGACATGTATGGGAAGAGTCCAGAGCACTGTGTGGAGTTCTGGAAAGCTGTGCAAGAGATGTGGCTCAAGTTCTATGGCTCCAACATGATCACTATAGCAGCAGTCAAT GGCTCCAGTCCTGCAGGAGGCTGCCTGCTGTCTATGACATGTGACTACAGAATAATGGCGGATAACCCTCGTTACAGCATCGGTCTCAATGAGACCCAGCTCGGCATTGTAGCACCTTTTTG GTTTAAGGACACTATGATAAACACAGTCGGACATCGGACCACAGAGATGGCGCTACAGTTGGGGCTGCTCTACAGCCCTGCAGAGGCCTTGAAGATAGGATTGGTGGACCAGTTGGTCCCTGAAGACCAGGTCCTCACTACAGCCACAGAGACCATGACCAAGTGGTTGGCTATACCAG